In Epinephelus fuscoguttatus linkage group LG6, E.fuscoguttatus.final_Chr_v1, the DNA window ATGGAACATTAACAACATTAAGATTAATCTATCACAATGCAGAGTGATTAAGCACAATTCATACAAGAGGAATACTTCGCCCACAAAATGATCGTCCATCCACTTTCAACCACttgtcatgggggcagcaggccaaacaAAGCAATTGAGCATTCCCTCTCCCTAGCAACGctttcctgctcctcctgagggaccccaaggtgttcccaggccagatgagacatGTAATCcttccagcatgttctgggtctgccccggggcctcctaccagtgggatgtgcccagaacacctaACGGGAGGtgcctgatcagatgcctgaaccacctcaactgacccctttagacatgaaggagcagcgtcTCTACTCCGAGTTCCCTCCGGATgcccaagctccttaccctatctctaaggctgagcccagccaccccacagaggaaactcatttcggccgcttgtatccacgaccTCATTCCTTCGGTCATTACCCAGACCTCACAACTATAGGTGAGGgatgggacgtagatggaccattTGTTTATTAACTACTCGCCCCTTGTTACATTAAAATTCATGAAGTTTTCTGTCATGCCTCTAAggtgaatggagaatccaaaaacagaaaattcttgataaattatttgcatttacaaactctcacacaactcttgcaggataatcaaagtctcatttctCCAGTCGTCTGCTCAGAACTACACAAACACGGGCAATTTGCTAAAACctcactatttaaaacacttctgcataaacagtctcacacaAGGATGAGTAGCGCGCCTGGGCAAGCGCATGCGTTTGACCTCTGCTCAGTGGAATGCACGAGCAGGGTTAAATGCATGCTCTCGCCCAGACGCGCTACGTGCATGCCTAAGTGTTTTCAAAAGTAAGGCTGTAGTGAAAATACTGTAAAGTACCGAggatacgactggataaatgagacttggattatactgtatgagttgtgtgaatttgtaaactgatgtttcaatatagttttgctgctgcatcAAGAATTTTCCCTGTTTTTGGATTCCTCGTTCACCTTTGAGGCGTGCAATAAAAGGTTTTCTTCATGATgcgagtaactgatatacaaatgatcctTTTTGTGGTTGAAGTATTCCCTTATCTGCAACCGGTAAAGCAAATGATAACTCAGGATATGTGTATGTTGTGTTACCTTGGTCTCCTTCTTGTGCCCTCCAGCCAGGAGCTTCATAACTACGATGTTGGGCTTGGCCACCTTCAGTATACGGTTCACCTGTTATCAATCATTAACTGGTTAttgacaacatttaaaaaaggtgAAACTTTGATTACAAACAAATCATTTAACATTAGTTTAGAGCAATATAGCAGAAAATATCATGACGCCATTAAACTGAGGCTGCTATGCTTCTGAATGATGTTTGAGTGCTATCATCCTAACTACCAAAAAGAAGCTCAGGTCTAGATGAGAAACCCTTTCAGGAATAAACTTTGATAACTGAATTTGTGCTCAAGAATCTTAGGACTTGTAGCTCCTTAGCAAAACGAAATCAAACaacctaaaaaacaaaataggtATCCTTTAACAGCAGGCAGTTATTTTACAATAGTTAAATTTTCTGACCTCAGGGTCGGGGCTGGGCACATTTTCTAGGATGAGCTTGGCCTGCTGGAAGTGTTTGCTGGCAGCCATGTAGAGGTCAGCGGAGCCTGGCGGAGGATTGTACTTCTTCAGATCTGACATCTCCTGGAGAGGGCAAAGAGGGCAAATTCAGAGAGGGCAGGAAGATTGGAGTGCATGTCGGACAAAAGGTTAAAAAGGAAACCATTCAAAGTGGAAAGGTAGTGGGAATATGATCAGGGACGGGGATTAAAAGAAGAGTGAAGGAGAAAAGTCAAGAAAATGGGTTCAAAGGTCAGGGAACAGAGAGTTTGGAGGGCCTGCTCCACATCAACAGTACCTTGAACTGGATGTAGTGCACTGGTGGGGGTGTGACCACACTGTTGAAGGGGGCAAAGCGATGCTCGTAGCGAACCTGCTCGCTGTCCAACTCAAACTGAGGCTTACGCACCTTCCCGTCCATATCCAAAGCTACCATAGTCtgaggagagacacagagcatGAATAATACCGCAGTGACTGTGTCACctgggagagaggaggggtcAAAAGTGCATCTTTACTGATGTCCTACCTTGTACATGCCGGCACACATGTTCTGGTACGCTTGGCTCATGGTGATCTCTTTGCTCAGAGGGCGAACTGCAGAGGAAACCCAAACATTACATCATTACAAGGAcaagcacagacagaaaaatcaCAAGAGTATGGTGTGGTCACACTGTGAGAATCCACCTCAGCCACAGAGGCTACAACAGAGCGtaccttttttcttcttcttggtcTTTTTGCTGCTGCGTCCTTTCACCTGCTCCTCCATAATCCGCTCCTCTGCCATCTGAGAGGAGTCGGCTCTGCTCAGAGTGGACATCAGCCACGCGTAAAGGAACTCCGACAGATACCTacagtcaaaaacaaacacatagtCATTCAGAGATGATTAAAAGTGCACCTGCGCATACTGTGGAGAGATTTAAGGTACATCCAcacatgttttcatttcaaaataacgTTTTAAAATGGGGTCTGAATATGCCGGAGTAGTGTGGCCGTGTTTGTACATGTAGCAATAGTGTGTAACgtgtattaaaacaaaaaagtataaGTGTGGATATAGCCTTGGAgccagcaacagctacagcaacacacaaacaaacttgtGCACTCTCACCAGTAGATGTAGTAGTACTCATGCATGCTGTACAGCTCCAGTTCAAAGCCGCTCAGCAGGTACTGGATCATAATCCTCAGGTTATGGTAGAGGATCCAGGTCCCGAGACAGGCTAGATGCTGTCGCTGAGGCTCAAGTTTCATCAGCAAGCTATGCAGAGCTGCATCCACCTTCTCTGCCTGCAGAGCACAAAAGATTAATTTAGTAGCTGGTTTATAATTTATAAAATCACATCTGCTTCCAGAGTAAACAAGGTATCTCTTGTGTGTTGCGAAATATGAAAACAGTAGTGTTCTGTTTAAATattgtgaaaaagaaaatacGACTGGGCAAACAGCTTTAACCCTTCACCTCATCCTGCAGTGTGGCAAACTCTTCAAGAATGTGACCCAGCTTGTCTCTCTGTCGAGCTCGGTTGTGTCCATGGATCTGGATCAGACTGCAGAACGGCTGcagggagaaaagaaaagacacacaaacacacacaaataaacatacAGCTTAAACACTTGACCCATTCATGTCAAAGGGCTGATGATAGATTTGCCCTTATGTTCAGTGTTTGACCCAACCTCTAAACATAGCAAAAATTTCCTATAACTCATGACATTAACATTTCCTGTGTCATCTTTGTGTCCCACTTGATCCCACAGCTCTCATCAAACTCAAACATCTGTCCTCCTAAACTATGCAGAAGTGAAAGCAGCCCATAAAGTTTGCTAAGCGACTGAACGCACCAGGCCATAACTTTGAACAGTAAAGGTAACATACCCTGGAGCAGTGTGTAACAAAGGAGTCAATGTAGTCCTTGGCTTGGTGGttgttgaacagacagcacCTGGAGAtagacagatgcacacacacacaaacagtcacaAAAAAAGCTTGAAACAGCTCAACTTGAGACGTTTCCAAATCAACCctataaataactaaataaccTAAATGACTGAGATGTGAAGGGTTTAATCATTCAACCATCAACAGACTTACTTGTAGGAGAGGACAGGTGGGCTGACAAAGTATCTCAAAGCATCTTTAATCATGTCCTGCATCAAGTGGGTCCCAAACACTTTTTTGTTATCTATCAGGAACGTTGTCTAGATTCAggaaaaacaatacatttagCTCTCATACACAGGGTTTTAAACTGACATGTTTTTAATTATGAGATAATATGAAATAATCTACAGGTTTTATACACTGTCACGTGTATACAAACTACAATAACACAGATTTTAAGAATCCCTTTGTAGGCATCAGACACagtcaaaatgacattattAACTCACCTGGAGTAGAGATCTGGAGAGCACACACGGAGACTGTTCACTGAACTCACAGAAGAAGTCCTGAAAAATGTGGGGATAACCACTTAAAAAAACTCTGATAGAGATTCACTTCGAACTGAACAATCCAACAAAAGCAGAAAAGGGCAAATCAGGTTCTGAATGTAAACTAAgatctgtatatgtgtgtaccAGTATGCCGTGCAGGTTGGTGGTGTTGATCACGTCACAGACAGTCTTGATGCGCTCTATAAGTTTGCTGAAGTAGGCCACCATGTCCTCCCTCTTAATGATCTTGGCGTAGCGAGGAAAGGTGGGTGGCAGCAGTCTCTGGTTTACCAAGGGCTCAAAGCCCATCATGATGGGGTGGTctgaaaaatacacaacaaaaaaaacccccacaacaTTTAAAGTGTATACTCAGCAGAATTGtcctaaaaacaatgtatagactcattcaaaagtaatccctctcag includes these proteins:
- the naa35 gene encoding N-alpha-acetyltransferase 35, NatC auxiliary subunit, which produces MVMKSAVEDDDAGWGLGIPEKMKNNANWVDITHEFKGACKELNLGELLHDKLFGLFEAMSAIEMMDPKMDAGMIGNQVNRKVLNFEQAIKEGAIKVKDLSLPELIGIIDTCFCCLITWLEGHSLAQTVFTCLYVHNPDLIEEPALKAFALGILKVCDIAREKVNKAAVFEEEDFQAMTYGFKMANNVTDLRVTGMLKDVEDELQRKVKSTRSRQGEQRDPEVEREHQQFLALFNRIKFTRLLLTALITFTKKETSSVGEAQKLVAQAADLLSAIHSSIQHGIQSQNDTTKGDHPIMMGFEPLVNQRLLPPTFPRYAKIIKREDMVAYFSKLIERIKTVCDVINTTNLHGILDFFCEFSEQSPCVLSRSLLQTTFLIDNKKVFGTHLMQDMIKDALRYFVSPPVLSYKCCLFNNHQAKDYIDSFVTHCSRPFCSLIQIHGHNRARQRDKLGHILEEFATLQDEAEKVDAALHSLLMKLEPQRQHLACLGTWILYHNLRIMIQYLLSGFELELYSMHEYYYIYWYLSEFLYAWLMSTLSRADSSQMAEERIMEEQVKGRSSKKTKKKKKVRPLSKEITMSQAYQNMCAGMYKTMVALDMDGKVRKPQFELDSEQVRYEHRFAPFNSVVTPPPVHYIQFKEMSDLKKYNPPPGSADLYMAASKHFQQAKLILENVPSPDPEVNRILKVAKPNIVVMKLLAGGHKKETKVLPEFDFSAHKYFPVVKII